A window of the Euzebya pacifica genome harbors these coding sequences:
- a CDS encoding MbtH family NRPS accessory protein: protein MAQRIEYAVVINHEEQYSIWPEGERLPKGYRAVRKGPADDCIRHLEDLLRERGTQG from the coding sequence ATGGCACAACGCATCGAGTACGCAGTCGTCATCAACCACGAGGAGCAGTACTCCATCTGGCCCGAGGGCGAACGGCTGCCGAAGGGCTACCGGGCGGTCCGGAAGGGCCCTGCCGATGACTGCATCAGGCACCTCGAGGACCTGCTGCGCGAACGCGGGACGCAGGGCTAG
- a CDS encoding NAD-dependent protein deacetylase, with product MPSDPVPRLELPTPVAEGPLRSSTVDELADVMRGRRTLVLTGAGISTDSGIPDYRGDGRSARTSVPITYREFMDDPEARRRYWARSQAGYRHVGTVDPNDGHRSVTALQQAGLVAGVVTQNVDRLHQQAGTVDVVDLHGRIDRVICTSCGTRSPRDQLAERLAQANPQYDALLDVVSTPFQPDGDADVAAQLFEAFVVVDCLVCGGLLKPDVVFFGESMPRERRDHASALLRDADGILVLGSSLAVMSGYRLVLQADRAGQAVSILTRGPSRADHLADVRLDAPLTPTLHALIGAIGA from the coding sequence ATGCCGTCCGACCCCGTACCCCGCCTCGAGCTGCCGACGCCCGTGGCCGAGGGTCCGCTGCGCAGCTCGACGGTGGACGAGCTGGCCGACGTCATGCGGGGCCGGCGGACGCTCGTGCTGACGGGCGCCGGGATCTCCACGGACTCGGGCATCCCCGACTATCGAGGTGACGGTCGGTCGGCCCGGACATCGGTGCCGATCACGTATCGCGAGTTCATGGACGACCCCGAGGCCCGTCGGCGCTACTGGGCCCGGAGCCAGGCGGGATACCGACACGTGGGGACGGTCGACCCCAACGACGGCCACCGGTCGGTGACCGCGCTGCAGCAGGCCGGTCTGGTCGCCGGGGTGGTCACCCAGAACGTCGACCGACTGCACCAGCAGGCCGGCACCGTGGACGTGGTCGACCTGCACGGGCGGATCGACCGGGTGATCTGCACCAGCTGCGGTACGCGTTCACCCCGTGACCAGCTGGCCGAGCGGCTGGCACAGGCGAATCCGCAGTACGACGCCCTGCTCGACGTGGTGTCGACCCCGTTCCAGCCCGACGGCGACGCCGACGTGGCCGCGCAGCTGTTCGAGGCGTTCGTCGTCGTCGACTGCTTGGTGTGCGGCGGCCTGCTGAAGCCGGACGTGGTGTTCTTCGGCGAGTCGATGCCCCGCGAACGGCGCGACCACGCCTCGGCGCTGCTGCGGGACGCCGACGGAATCCTGGTCCTCGGGTCCTCGCTGGCGGTGATGAGCGGCTACCGCCTGGTCCTCCAGGCCGACCGGGCCGGACAGGCCGTGTCGATCCTCACCCGTGGTCCCTCACGCGCCGACCACCTCGCCGACGTCCGCCTCGACGCCCCGCTGACCCCGACCCTCCACGCCCTGATCGGCGCGATCGGGGCCTGA
- a CDS encoding cytochrome P450, whose amino-acid sequence MSVPTAPLDPSADTSGDAPTSPSDGAVAAPRPRPVGPSIGTGPVDRARDGARHTARRVRATGRFLVKAPGQVLGVVREATPSSVVSWTRDIALPYEHSLAAPPVGSGLRPVPGHAGDPVLGCIRDLTGDRVRWLMESNERFGPVFWQQLAGRRAVFVMGPDEAGQILVNADKDFSNDGWQELIGKFFDRGLMLLSFQEHLDHRRIMQSAFTPKRLRGYLEGMDRRISADLDASWPTEGPTTLYQRMKDLAMRVAADVFLGVELDRPSRDHLLAGFHAQPRAATEFLRMDLPGSLWGRGRNGYDDVTRWLRSQLDDKRAGDGDDLFSAMVHARDDDGSAFTDEEIVRHMNFMWFAAHDTTTLAMAMMAWGFAAHPEWQERAYAESAALGDGPLRPEDLKSLTAIELVMNEVMRLWPPVPVMVRQAVRDTALGDYYIPEGTWIAVMNPATHRLPEYWTDPDTFDPGRFEEGREEHKQHKHLYYPFGAGAHKCIGFAFAQLETKAMWHRLLLTRRFEVAPGYEPEMGWKALPEPTDDLPVTIHPR is encoded by the coding sequence ATGTCCGTACCCACCGCCCCGCTCGACCCGTCAGCCGACACGTCCGGGGACGCACCGACGTCCCCCAGCGACGGCGCAGTGGCCGCCCCCCGGCCGCGTCCGGTCGGACCGAGCATCGGAACGGGACCGGTCGACCGGGCTCGCGACGGTGCGCGACACACCGCGCGACGTGTCCGTGCGACCGGTCGGTTCCTCGTCAAGGCCCCCGGTCAGGTTCTCGGCGTGGTCCGCGAGGCGACCCCGTCCTCGGTGGTGTCCTGGACGCGCGACATCGCGCTGCCGTACGAACACAGCCTCGCCGCACCACCCGTCGGCAGCGGCCTGCGTCCGGTTCCCGGCCACGCCGGGGATCCGGTGCTGGGCTGCATTCGCGACCTGACCGGCGACCGCGTCCGCTGGCTGATGGAGTCCAACGAACGCTTCGGCCCGGTCTTCTGGCAGCAGCTGGCCGGGCGCCGGGCGGTGTTCGTCATGGGCCCCGACGAGGCCGGACAGATCCTCGTCAACGCCGACAAGGACTTCTCCAACGACGGCTGGCAGGAGCTGATCGGCAAGTTCTTCGACCGCGGGCTGATGCTGCTGAGCTTCCAGGAGCACCTCGACCACCGTCGGATCATGCAGTCGGCCTTCACCCCGAAGCGCCTGCGGGGCTACCTGGAGGGAATGGACCGCCGCATCTCCGCCGACCTCGACGCCTCGTGGCCGACCGAAGGGCCGACCACGCTGTACCAGCGCATGAAGGACCTGGCGATGCGGGTTGCTGCCGACGTGTTCCTCGGCGTCGAGCTGGACCGGCCCAGCCGCGACCACCTGCTCGCAGGGTTCCACGCCCAGCCGCGGGCGGCCACGGAGTTCCTCCGCATGGACCTGCCCGGGTCGCTTTGGGGGCGGGGACGCAACGGCTACGACGACGTCACGCGGTGGCTGCGGTCGCAGCTCGACGACAAGCGGGCCGGTGACGGGGACGACCTGTTCTCGGCCATGGTCCATGCACGCGACGACGACGGCTCGGCGTTCACCGACGAGGAGATCGTGCGCCACATGAACTTCATGTGGTTCGCGGCCCACGACACCACCACGCTGGCCATGGCGATGATGGCCTGGGGCTTCGCCGCCCACCCCGAGTGGCAGGAGCGGGCGTACGCGGAGTCCGCCGCGCTCGGCGACGGGCCGCTGCGGCCCGAGGACCTCAAGTCCCTGACCGCCATCGAGCTGGTGATGAACGAGGTCATGCGGTTGTGGCCGCCCGTCCCCGTGATGGTCCGCCAGGCCGTCCGGGACACGGCGTTGGGCGACTACTACATCCCGGAGGGCACGTGGATCGCGGTCATGAACCCGGCCACCCACCGCCTGCCGGAGTACTGGACCGACCCCGACACCTTCGACCCGGGCCGCTTCGAGGAGGGCCGGGAGGAGCACAAGCAGCACAAGCACCTCTACTACCCGTTCGGCGCCGGCGCCCACAAGTGCATCGGGTTCGCCTTCGCCCAGCTGGAGACCAAGGCGATGTGGCACCGCCTGCTGCTGACCCGCCGGTTCGAGGTGGCACCCGGCTACGAACCGGAGATGGGGTGGAAGGCGCTGCCGGAGCCGACCGACGACCTGCCGGTGACCATCCACCCTCGTTAG
- a CDS encoding ABC transporter permease — MNARSFATRLVWTVVSMLAFLTVMHAVFYLLPGDPVRALFGFRSPGEELLSELREAFRLDDPYPVQLGRYLAGLVTGDLGPVYRLSPNGLSASGTTVSGVVWASVPSTLRMVGLAVVLQTAVGTALSGVLSGVSGRRAVAFKAGVALLIAVPSFVLASLAQIGVPWLVDALGLLAGAAFLAAVPSGMVALIGYPLVRDTRRSDFARRAFASGMSDRRVRWIHTMRPTMGTMVTLGAAETGNLLTAAVLVEPILGRQGLGSVLIAAMNARQGPTILGAVGTAFVLVATMNLAADLLTMRLDPRIDAL, encoded by the coding sequence GTGAACGCGAGGTCCTTCGCCACTCGGCTGGTCTGGACCGTCGTCTCCATGCTGGCGTTCCTGACGGTGATGCACGCGGTGTTCTACCTGCTGCCCGGCGACCCCGTTCGTGCGCTCTTCGGGTTCCGTTCCCCCGGCGAGGAGCTGCTGTCGGAGCTGCGCGAGGCGTTCCGGCTCGACGACCCCTATCCCGTGCAGCTCGGCCGTTACCTGGCCGGGCTCGTGACGGGCGATCTCGGCCCGGTCTACCGCCTCTCGCCCAACGGGTTGTCCGCCTCCGGTACCACGGTCAGCGGCGTGGTCTGGGCGTCAGTGCCGTCCACGCTGCGCATGGTGGGACTCGCCGTCGTGCTGCAGACCGCCGTCGGCACCGCCCTCAGCGGCGTGCTCTCGGGCGTGTCCGGACGTCGAGCGGTCGCGTTCAAGGCCGGGGTGGCGCTGCTGATCGCCGTGCCGTCCTTCGTGCTTGCGAGCCTTGCCCAGATCGGCGTGCCGTGGCTGGTCGACGCGCTCGGACTGCTGGCCGGCGCCGCGTTCCTGGCAGCCGTCCCGAGCGGCATGGTCGCCCTGATCGGCTATCCGTTGGTCCGCGACACCCGACGGTCGGACTTCGCCCGCCGCGCGTTCGCCAGCGGCATGTCCGATCGGCGAGTGCGGTGGATCCACACCATGCGCCCCACCATGGGGACCATGGTGACCCTGGGCGCGGCCGAGACCGGCAACCTGCTGACCGCCGCCGTGCTGGTCGAGCCGATCCTGGGGCGGCAGGGGCTCGGGTCGGTGCTGATCGCCGCGATGAACGCCAGGCAGGGGCCGACGATCCTCGGGGCTGTGGGCACGGCGTTCGTGCTGGTCGCCACCATGAACCTCGCGGCCGACCTCCTGACGATGCGGCTGGACCCCCGCATCGACGCGCTGTAG
- a CDS encoding ABC1 kinase family protein: MSIRDDLPRTVRRTVQLSALPVGSIGDKLVGLSRRVGGADADTVRADLRQRAADRMRSVLGDAKGGALKAGQLLSTVDALFPADPDATWARALAALPADNPALPFALVEPVLAAELGDRWRRRFDTFEERAVAAASIGQVHRATLPDGRAVAVKVQYPDVAEALKVDLAIVSVMTRLASTVAPGMALPPLVAEMRERLVEELDYRREADVQRAFATAHADNPGVVIPAVHLATRRVLVMDWLDGIPFTALATGAVSGSCDGRPATRQADGHDVAERHRMSGNDDGRPETRHAVDHAVDQGTRDAAGRAWTRFLLSGPELAGWLHTDPHPGNFRWFPPEGQDRDPDDPRSGRLGVLDFGSALPMPDGMPRTFGRLISLLREEDAETTLAGLRAEGFVRPGADVDAVKLRDYLAPFSEPSRHDTFTFSPEWLQGQFGRLGDPRNPDFAVALQLTMPAEHLFTHRVWLGIVGVLCRLHATLDIEADVRRWLPGLE, from the coding sequence GTGTCGATCCGCGACGACCTGCCCCGGACCGTTCGTCGGACGGTCCAGCTGTCGGCGCTTCCGGTGGGGTCGATCGGCGACAAGTTGGTGGGACTGTCCCGGCGGGTCGGAGGGGCAGATGCCGACACCGTCCGAGCCGACCTGCGCCAGCGCGCGGCCGACCGGATGCGATCGGTCCTCGGTGATGCGAAGGGTGGTGCGCTGAAGGCCGGCCAGCTGCTGTCGACGGTGGACGCCCTCTTCCCCGCTGACCCCGACGCGACCTGGGCACGTGCCCTCGCGGCGTTGCCCGCCGACAACCCTGCCCTGCCGTTCGCGCTGGTCGAGCCGGTGCTGGCGGCCGAGCTGGGCGACCGCTGGCGACGCCGGTTCGACACGTTCGAGGAACGAGCGGTGGCGGCGGCCTCCATCGGGCAGGTCCACCGGGCCACGTTGCCCGACGGCCGCGCGGTGGCGGTCAAGGTGCAGTACCCCGACGTCGCCGAGGCGCTGAAGGTCGACCTGGCGATCGTCTCGGTGATGACGCGGTTGGCCTCGACGGTGGCACCGGGAATGGCGTTGCCGCCGCTGGTTGCGGAGATGCGCGAGCGGCTGGTGGAGGAGCTGGACTACCGTCGCGAGGCCGATGTGCAACGGGCGTTCGCGACGGCCCACGCGGACAACCCCGGTGTGGTGATCCCGGCGGTGCACCTCGCCACCCGCCGTGTGCTGGTGATGGACTGGCTGGACGGGATCCCGTTCACCGCGCTGGCCACAGGGGCCGTGTCGGGTTCTTGCGACGGGCGGCCCGCAACCCGACAAGCGGACGGCCACGACGTGGCCGAACGGCACCGCATGTCGGGCAACGACGACGGGCGGCCCGAAACCCGACACGCCGTCGACCACGCCGTCGACCAGGGCACGAGGGACGCGGCCGGGCGGGCGTGGACGCGGTTCCTCCTGTCGGGGCCGGAGCTGGCCGGCTGGCTGCACACCGACCCGCACCCCGGCAACTTCCGCTGGTTCCCACCGGAGGGCCAGGACCGCGACCCCGACGACCCCCGGTCCGGGCGGCTGGGCGTGCTGGACTTCGGGTCGGCGCTGCCCATGCCCGACGGCATGCCTCGCACGTTCGGCCGGCTCATCTCCCTCCTCCGGGAGGAGGACGCCGAGACCACCCTCGCGGGGCTCCGGGCCGAGGGGTTCGTGCGACCCGGGGCCGACGTCGACGCCGTCAAGCTGCGCGACTACCTGGCGCCGTTCTCCGAACCGAGCCGCCACGACACCTTCACGTTCTCACCGGAGTGGCTGCAGGGGCAGTTCGGCCGGCTGGGCGATCCCCGCAACCCCGACTTCGCGGTCGCCCTGCAGCTGACGATGCCGGCCGAGCACCTGTTCACCCACCGGGTGTGGCTCGGCATCGTCGGCGTCCTCTGCCGCCTGCACGCCACCCTCGACATCGAGGCCGATGTCCGCCGCTGGCTACCGGGGCTCGAGTAG
- a CDS encoding CocE/NonD family hydrolase translates to MSSRPVRVLLAGLAMLSLLVLPALPSSAATVTSVHYVPTTLPDDTTEYIRVEVRRDDSFDATGQGVKASMSPYNTLGDPTGTGTVVGNGLMAEGIAEAAVDVLGTRGSTGCWDYGGYNEQKAGVDAIRFLAGDIPDRDGNFLDWSNGRVGLTGVSYDGTTANMVAGAPLDMWTDERGSSIDADGTTPLKAIVPIAAISHWYGYAYSDGARFFLNSESATDEGFDTPLLFDHGFGDTVHLDEPESITDRAAECDAVEHEMQAYSRNPDYTDFWVERDFTTHAEDWTTNTLIVHGWNDYNVKQYEATYLYEALAPYADDPTTPDVVEGNGFDLRMWMTQSRHANGSGDGYTTLRDNFWRAHLLEGSAADAGATVVESFPHVRSQTETTSGGGVVAFSETWPPATTQTTSLFLNRTYEQDLDCTPVCIPGPGTGEVGELSYTNAFAGPLAGRSGSYGATSGWLDTGTSTEEISRTDPWSNDGEKAAVLGGQGYYSLAFSTTPLGRDVRIAGSAVLEGYFSLLGPISGTHITPILVDIDANDRYKTIQRGFLNVDYREGLESSAGAPSGMFRADVEFLPEDYVVPAGHRIGMILQSSNTVWALPGNPGGFTNVFLGGDDFDGTVLHLPLVDVAAGDTVFSDWPKP, encoded by the coding sequence ATGAGCTCTCGTCCCGTTCGTGTCCTCCTCGCTGGCCTCGCCATGCTGTCCCTGCTGGTGCTTCCGGCGCTGCCGTCGTCGGCTGCCACTGTGACCTCGGTCCACTACGTGCCGACCACCCTGCCCGACGACACCACGGAGTACATCCGTGTGGAGGTCCGGCGCGACGACTCCTTCGACGCCACGGGCCAGGGCGTCAAGGCGTCCATGTCGCCCTACAACACCCTGGGTGACCCGACGGGCACGGGCACGGTCGTCGGCAACGGGCTGATGGCCGAGGGCATCGCCGAGGCGGCCGTCGACGTGTTGGGCACCCGGGGATCGACCGGCTGCTGGGACTACGGCGGGTACAACGAGCAGAAGGCCGGCGTCGACGCCATCCGTTTCCTGGCCGGCGACATCCCCGACCGTGACGGCAACTTCCTGGACTGGAGCAACGGCCGGGTCGGCCTGACCGGCGTCTCCTACGACGGCACCACGGCCAACATGGTCGCCGGCGCCCCGCTCGACATGTGGACCGACGAGCGCGGTTCGTCCATCGACGCCGACGGCACCACCCCGCTGAAGGCCATCGTGCCCATCGCCGCGATCAGCCACTGGTACGGCTACGCCTACTCGGACGGTGCGCGCTTCTTCCTCAACTCCGAGTCCGCGACCGACGAGGGCTTCGACACCCCGCTGCTGTTCGACCACGGCTTCGGGGACACCGTCCACCTCGACGAGCCCGAGTCGATCACCGACCGCGCTGCGGAGTGCGACGCCGTCGAGCACGAGATGCAGGCCTACAGCCGCAACCCCGACTACACCGACTTCTGGGTCGAGCGGGACTTCACCACCCACGCCGAGGACTGGACGACCAACACCCTGATCGTCCACGGCTGGAACGACTACAACGTCAAGCAGTACGAGGCGACGTACCTGTACGAGGCCCTCGCGCCGTACGCCGACGACCCCACCACGCCGGACGTGGTCGAGGGGAACGGGTTCGACCTGCGGATGTGGATGACGCAGTCCCGCCACGCCAACGGCAGCGGCGACGGCTACACCACGCTCCGCGACAACTTCTGGCGGGCCCACCTGCTGGAGGGCAGCGCGGCGGACGCAGGGGCGACGGTCGTGGAGAGCTTCCCCCACGTGCGCTCCCAGACCGAGACGACCTCCGGCGGCGGTGTGGTCGCGTTCTCCGAGACCTGGCCACCGGCCACCACCCAGACCACCTCGCTGTTCCTCAACCGCACCTACGAGCAGGACCTCGACTGCACGCCGGTCTGCATCCCCGGCCCCGGCACCGGTGAGGTGGGCGAGCTGTCCTACACCAACGCCTTCGCCGGTCCGCTGGCCGGACGCTCGGGCAGCTACGGCGCGACCTCCGGGTGGCTGGACACGGGCACCTCGACGGAGGAGATCTCCCGCACCGACCCCTGGTCCAACGACGGCGAGAAGGCCGCCGTGCTCGGTGGGCAGGGCTACTACTCCCTGGCGTTCTCCACGACCCCGCTGGGCCGGGACGTCCGCATCGCCGGCTCGGCGGTCCTCGAGGGCTACTTCTCCCTGCTGGGCCCGATCTCCGGCACCCACATCACCCCCATCCTGGTCGACATCGACGCCAACGACCGATACAAGACCATCCAGCGCGGCTTCCTGAACGTGGACTACCGCGAGGGGCTGGAGTCCTCGGCCGGTGCGCCGAGCGGCATGTTCCGCGCCGACGTGGAGTTCCTGCCCGAGGACTACGTCGTCCCGGCGGGCCACCGCATCGGCATGATCCTGCAGTCCTCCAACACGGTGTGGGCGCTGCCCGGCAACCCCGGCGGCTTCACGAACGTCTTCCTCGGCGGGGACGACTTCGACGGCACCGTCCTGCACCTGCCGCTGGTCGACGTCGCGGCCGGCGACACGGTCTTCTCTGACTGGCCGAAGCCGTAA
- a CDS encoding alcohol dehydrogenase catalytic domain-containing protein, with protein MRGVVFQGPERVEVAEVPDPRVVEPTDAVIAVTRAGLCGSDLHPWTGTEPAAAGVVCGHEAVGRVVAVGADVRTVTPGDDVIACFTTSCGRCGPCREGLTARCVHGQLLGWAPPGRPAEGLHGAQAQLLRVPLADGTLVHRPGDISDDAAVLLADNAPTAWYAARRAEVADGARVGVIGLGAVGLCAVASCLALGASAVVAVDPVPSRRAAADRLGASTSAPDDEGLVAAGLDAVIDAAGPPSAQRLAAAMVRPGGIVSIIAVQTAEAFGISPVTAYDRNLTIRAGRAPVRAMLEEVLPAITAGSLRLPVEEVVTHPGLPLADAPEAYARFAAREDRMVKVTFAP; from the coding sequence GTGCGCGGAGTGGTGTTCCAGGGTCCCGAACGGGTCGAGGTCGCAGAGGTCCCCGACCCGCGGGTGGTCGAGCCGACCGACGCGGTGATCGCGGTGACCCGTGCCGGCCTGTGCGGTTCGGACCTGCACCCGTGGACCGGTACCGAACCCGCTGCGGCCGGGGTCGTGTGCGGGCACGAGGCCGTCGGCCGAGTCGTCGCCGTGGGCGCCGACGTCCGCACGGTCACACCCGGGGACGACGTCATCGCCTGCTTCACCACCTCGTGCGGACGCTGTGGCCCGTGCAGGGAGGGGTTGACCGCCCGGTGCGTGCACGGCCAGCTGCTCGGGTGGGCCCCGCCCGGCCGGCCCGCCGAGGGGCTGCACGGCGCGCAGGCGCAGCTGCTGCGGGTGCCGCTGGCCGACGGGACGCTCGTCCATCGCCCGGGCGACATCAGCGACGACGCCGCGGTGCTGCTGGCCGACAACGCCCCGACCGCCTGGTACGCCGCCCGTCGGGCCGAGGTTGCCGACGGCGCCCGCGTCGGCGTGATCGGTCTCGGCGCGGTCGGGCTGTGCGCGGTGGCGTCGTGTCTCGCGCTGGGTGCGTCGGCCGTCGTTGCGGTCGACCCGGTGCCCTCGCGCCGGGCTGCGGCCGATCGCCTCGGGGCCAGCACGAGCGCACCGGACGACGAGGGCCTCGTCGCTGCGGGGCTGGACGCCGTGATCGACGCCGCCGGGCCCCCGTCCGCGCAACGGCTGGCCGCCGCGATGGTCCGCCCCGGTGGCATCGTGTCGATCATCGCGGTGCAGACGGCCGAGGCGTTCGGCATCTCTCCGGTCACCGCCTACGACCGAAACCTGACAATCCGGGCGGGCCGTGCCCCGGTCAGGGCGATGCTGGAGGAGGTCCTGCCGGCGATCACCGCGGGCAGCCTCCGGTTGCCGGTCGAGGAGGTCGTGACCCATCCGGGCCTGCCACTGGCCGACGCCCCCGAGGCCTACGCCCGGTTCGCCGCCCGCGAGGACCGGATGGTCAAGGTCACGTTCGCGCCCTGA
- a CDS encoding glycosyltransferase, with protein MSRTSPPPAPLLSAAIIVRDEEAVIQRCLASLEGVVDEVVVLDTGSIDRTVELARATGARVVEGEWYDDFGRSRNEVLDHCTGRWAVVVDADEVLFVHDVAGLRRTLRRSRADALQVTVDSYRDEVGTVGMSHQSLRVLRRRRIRYEGRLHEEVRPNRSDATLQVERTSLATIGHWGYIQRIVDERGKTERNIRICEAAIADGAGLRGVVDLGRTLAAAGRMEEAMVRFEEARHADDGFVRRTALAHGAAALVALGRAEEALSWVDALQDASRFAGAVDVVRAEVLVALGRVDAFVAAYESALAAAAGNAGVVPHDDGVGAAAERVRADLGLALLDAGRTREGVAHLLEAAGEGAMRIWPQLVAAYHELGQLDRVVVLLDLVGDVDRCRLVLAELAAAPGPGVSELLEGLDEAYPGSAMTVAFAPLVSDQLHLEQAVKWSARARAAGLSAHCPLANRVSSETLDATDRLLSAAVLVELFDDDRGRHGVEAVAAVVDPALFAGLVELVGQLAPAALELLVLSAVTNPARGVAMARALGSHGERDAAREILAHGLTLGHVDPALREEAEALRAELAP; from the coding sequence ATGTCCCGCACGTCGCCCCCACCGGCACCGCTGCTGTCGGCCGCCATCATCGTCCGCGACGAGGAGGCGGTCATCCAGCGGTGCCTCGCCTCCCTGGAGGGCGTCGTCGACGAAGTGGTCGTGCTGGACACCGGGTCGATCGACCGGACCGTCGAGCTGGCCCGGGCGACCGGTGCCCGGGTCGTGGAGGGCGAGTGGTACGACGACTTCGGCAGGTCGCGCAACGAGGTGCTGGACCACTGCACGGGCCGTTGGGCGGTGGTCGTGGATGCCGACGAGGTGCTGTTCGTGCACGACGTTGCGGGCCTGCGACGGACCCTTCGGCGTTCCCGGGCAGACGCCCTGCAGGTCACCGTCGACAGCTACCGGGACGAGGTGGGCACGGTGGGCATGTCCCACCAGAGCCTGCGGGTCCTGCGGCGCCGCCGGATCCGCTACGAGGGTCGGCTGCACGAGGAGGTCCGTCCCAACCGGTCGGATGCGACCCTGCAGGTGGAGCGGACGTCGCTGGCCACGATCGGGCACTGGGGCTACATCCAGCGGATCGTCGACGAACGCGGCAAGACCGAGCGCAACATCCGGATCTGCGAGGCAGCGATCGCCGACGGCGCCGGGCTGCGCGGCGTGGTCGACCTGGGCCGCACCCTCGCGGCCGCCGGACGGATGGAGGAGGCGATGGTGCGCTTCGAGGAGGCCCGCCACGCCGACGACGGGTTCGTCCGGCGGACGGCGCTGGCCCACGGCGCCGCCGCGCTGGTGGCGCTGGGCCGTGCGGAGGAGGCGTTGTCGTGGGTGGACGCGTTGCAGGACGCGTCGCGGTTCGCCGGCGCTGTCGACGTGGTCCGGGCCGAGGTGCTGGTGGCGCTCGGACGGGTCGACGCGTTCGTGGCGGCCTACGAGTCGGCGCTGGCCGCGGCCGCGGGGAACGCCGGCGTCGTGCCGCACGACGACGGCGTGGGGGCGGCGGCCGAACGCGTCCGCGCCGACCTCGGGCTGGCGCTGCTCGATGCCGGCCGGACCCGCGAGGGCGTGGCCCATCTGCTGGAGGCCGCAGGTGAGGGGGCGATGCGGATCTGGCCGCAGCTCGTCGCCGCGTACCACGAGCTCGGCCAGCTCGACAGGGTGGTCGTGCTGCTGGACCTGGTCGGCGACGTCGACCGCTGCCGGCTGGTCCTGGCCGAGCTGGCCGCAGCCCCCGGGCCCGGCGTGTCGGAGCTGCTGGAGGGGCTCGACGAGGCGTACCCGGGCAGCGCCATGACGGTGGCCTTCGCGCCGCTCGTGTCCGACCAGCTGCACCTCGAGCAAGCAGTCAAGTGGTCTGCCCGCGCTCGCGCCGCGGGGTTGTCGGCCCACTGCCCGCTGGCCAACCGGGTGTCGAGCGAGACGCTGGACGCCACCGATCGGCTGCTGAGCGCCGCGGTGCTGGTCGAGCTGTTCGACGACGATCGTGGTCGCCACGGGGTGGAGGCCGTCGCTGCCGTGGTCGACCCGGCCCTGTTCGCCGGCTTGGTGGAGCTCGTGGGTCAGCTGGCCCCGGCGGCGCTGGAGCTGCTGGTGCTGTCGGCGGTCACCAACCCGGCGCGAGGGGTGGCCATGGCCAGGGCACTGGGGTCCCACGGTGAGCGGGACGCCGCCCGCGAGATCCTGGCCCACGGGTTGACGCTGGGCCACGTCGATCCGGCCCTGCGCGAGGAGGCCGAGGCGCTGCGGGCCGAGCTGGCCCCCTGA
- a CDS encoding TIGR03617 family F420-dependent LLM class oxidoreductase has protein sequence MKLDTITYGHPLTDIGEVVRTAESRGYDAWLTSEVQYDPFLPCAVAAVATERIQLGTAITVAFARNPMTVAQSAHNIQQALGERPFLLGLGSQIKPHITKRFSQTWPDRPAAAMREFVQALHAIWSCWNDGEELAFRGEYYTHSIMTPMFTPPPNPVTPKVWLAAVGPGMTRVAGEVADGIICHGFTTATYFTETTLPAVEEGVGRVEGRTRADVEVVLPPFVITGYTDEQRAGARQAVLQQIGFYGSTPAYRPVLEAHGWGELGEELHRLSRNDGWARMPEVIDDEVVDAFAIVADPDVLGEAIVERFGGAADRIQLGEAYGLSDAHLTHVREVLADA, from the coding sequence GTGAAGCTCGACACCATCACCTACGGCCATCCGCTCACCGACATCGGCGAGGTGGTCCGCACCGCCGAGTCGCGCGGCTACGACGCCTGGTTGACCTCCGAGGTCCAGTACGACCCCTTCCTGCCCTGCGCCGTGGCGGCGGTGGCAACCGAGCGGATCCAGCTGGGCACGGCGATCACCGTTGCCTTCGCCCGCAACCCGATGACGGTCGCCCAGTCGGCGCACAACATCCAGCAGGCGCTGGGCGAGCGGCCGTTCCTGCTGGGGCTGGGGTCCCAGATCAAGCCGCACATCACCAAGCGGTTCTCCCAGACCTGGCCGGACCGGCCGGCCGCGGCGATGCGCGAGTTCGTCCAGGCGCTGCACGCCATCTGGTCGTGCTGGAACGACGGGGAGGAGCTGGCGTTCCGCGGCGAGTACTACACCCACTCGATCATGACGCCGATGTTCACGCCGCCCCCGAACCCGGTCACCCCGAAGGTGTGGCTGGCCGCCGTCGGACCGGGCATGACCCGCGTCGCCGGCGAGGTCGCCGACGGCATCATCTGTCACGGCTTCACCACCGCCACCTACTTCACCGAGACGACCCTGCCCGCGGTGGAGGAGGGCGTCGGGCGTGTGGAGGGCCGGACCCGCGCCGACGTCGAGGTGGTGCTGCCGCCCTTCGTGATCACCGGCTACACCGACGAGCAGCGGGCGGGGGCCCGTCAGGCGGTCCTGCAGCAGATCGGCTTCTACGGCTCGACCCCTGCGTACAGGCCGGTGCTGGAGGCCCACGGCTGGGGCGAGCTGGGCGAGGAGTTGCATCGCCTGTCCCGCAACGACGGCTGGGCCCGGATGCCCGAGGTCATCGACGACGAGGTCGTGGACGCCTTCGCCATCGTGGCGGACCCCGACGTGCTGGGCGAGGCCATCGTCGAACGGTTCGGCGGCGCAGCCGATCGCATCCAGCTCGGCGAGGCCTACGGCCTGTCCGACGCGCACCTGACCCACGTCCGCGAGGTCCTCGCCGACGCCTGA